Below is a window of Falco peregrinus isolate bFalPer1 chromosome 3, bFalPer1.pri, whole genome shotgun sequence DNA.
TGCCTCTTTGAAAGGTTATCAGCATCCATCAGCGCACAGAGCTCAAGAGGTGGGGCTTGTGCAAACACACACCAtccagttttaagaaaaaaaaaaaaaaagattattgcTTTTACACTGAGAGCACAAAATGATAGAATCAGCAGGATGTGATTAGTGCCAAAAAAAAGATGGGGTTTGTATGGTGAATTAACATTAAAGGTGATTTAAAAGATAGGATTAAATTAGAGACAAAGTGCAGGTTTATAAAAGTCCCAGTCCTACCCTTGTCAAACCAAAGATAAATCTCCCAAAGCACTAAATCCCATGTAACAATTGCAAATTCCTGTTGTCTTAAAAGGGAGCTGGATTAGGCCTCTAAATCAGTCTGTAAAGTCTGTTTGGTCCAGATGAACAACCAAGAGATGGACAATCTCCAAGGAACAACTCTACTACATGGTCTTAACATGCTGCACTACAACTTGCCAAGGCAATCACTCCCAACGGTACCCTCCAAACACTGGAGTAAAACTGCTTTTGCCCATTACTGCTAAATCcattttgcctttctgcctgGCAAAAAAGCAGTATCACAGCTAATCTCACAAGTTCCCAGTGAGCCAAACACAAGATACTGTCCCTTGAATTCTTCCTGAGACCAACAAAGGCTTTCCATTATTTACAAATCAAAAGCATTTAGAGAcaatcatctttatttttttatttaaaacaaggaaTGCCCTGTCACTattatataagaaaaaatatacatcCACCTATTTATACCCATCCTAATCCAAGCATTCCAAAAAATATAATTCCTATTCATGCAGGTAATTGCTGCacaaattaataataataataataataataataataataataataataataataataataataataataattttataaataaaataaaaataacaaaatacacTCTGTAATTCCAACAATTGTCCCAATTTCTCTTAAAAATCCCACTTGTAAATTGTTGGAACAGTTGAAAATGATAAAAGTAAATATAGTTAAATCAATAGGATAACTTGCTTTTGATTATTAATTCCATTgctattttttcttgtgtttttattATGCATACCAGTTTTACAAAGtgcatgctttattttattttttgttttttaaattttgaactGGCAAGCTAAAATGATCcatcttttcctgccttttttaaatgttagtaCAATCTAAAATCTAGCATTAAAAAATTTATCATGATACACCTGGTATATTGACTGCTTATGGCGCATGCTTGTTTTggcaaaaaacaaaactggctcccctcccaccctccccGTTCCGTTTGGAAGCAATCTAAAAGTTAAAAGCAGGCTCAACACAATtgcttcaagggaaaaaaaaaataatacctgaTGCTTTAATTTTTGTCACATGGCACTAGTTGTGGAATTGCACGCGCACCCACACGCACACGCACCCGACACGCACGCAAGCACACACGCACGCTGCAACCTGCTCGTGAGGAAAATAGTTTATTAGGTCAGGAGTGCCAGTGGCACATGAAGGCTCCCAGCTGTGTGTGCAACTTTGGATTTGGTACCCACTTCACGTCACCTTGAATCCTCTGACATCCACCGAGGGGGTAATGTAAGGCATACTTTGCTGGAACAGTAATAATCCATGCGTCATGCTCAAAAGCTGAGTCTCAGAGGAGGACTGGCTTTCGTTGCTCCCTTTGGCCTCGCTCCGTCTCACTCAaggaacaaaaaacccaaaacaatggaaaagaactggggaaaacaaggaaagcaaagaagacAAATCCCTTTAAATGGACTTTCGCCTTTTCATCAGCCTGTGGTTATCTGTAAAGCTGTGCAACCCAGGTGAGATGGAGCTGACAGGAGATGGGAAAAGGCTGTTTTTCAATGTGCTTGGCGAGATCTCCTCTATCTTGTAAGAGATGGAGTGAAAGTACTGGGGGTTCAGCTTTGAGCTGAACGAATTTTGGTGGGACACCACCCGGCTGGTGTACTCGTGGGACCTGTAACACATGCAGGAACAAACTGACTGAAGGTCTGTTACTTCGGCCTTGTACCGTGGCCGACCATGCTGGGAGTCCTCTTGGATGTGGATAATCATGCTGTTGCGGTTCCCTGCCAGGGATGCCCGTTCCTCGGCATCCCGCCTCTCGTCCTCGCTGTTCATGGTTAAGAACCTGAGAACAACCAGATTTAGAAATGCCCCGATGACTGTCAACCCCACTAGAATGTACATAAAGCTAAAAGCCACGTAGAGAGGCTTCTTCTGAAGGGCCCCTTTGGTCTGCAGGGCCACATAGTCTCCAAACCCTATCGTAGTCAATGTTATAAAGCAGTAATAGTAAGCATGGAAAAAGCTCCATTCCTCATACTGGGAAAAGGCTGCTGCTCCAATGCAGAGTGTTCCCATGCAGGAGAAGAAACCCACAGTGACCATGTTTTCCATGGAGACCTCAGTGCTCCTCATCCCACAGCACTTTTTGATGCGTTTCAAGAGGTACTTGACAAAGGTGTTCATCCGCTCGCCCAAGCTCTGGAACATGACGAGTGTCAGTGGGATCCCCAGGACTGCGTAGAACATGCAAAAGGCCTTCCCCGCGTCCGTCCCTGGGGCAGCATGTCCATAACctggtggggggaaggaaaagacaggACAGTCAGCAAGGTAGGTGACGACCACAGCTTCTGCTTCACACAAGCCACGTGTATCGCAGAGACTGATGCTGCAGCCAGATCCAAAGCTACAGGAACATTGCAATCAGACAAGTCGTTTTATCTTCTCACTCATGTCCCGGACCTGAAGCAAATAGGACATGACAACAAAGGGTACACACAGGGGAGGGAAAGATGAAAGAATGGGCAATCCATCCTACTTCAAATAACTGTGCAGTCTCCTAAAGAAGATTGTATCACGTTCATTCGCTACAGAAATTTCACGTCCATCCTGCATACATGCAGTAGTGGGAACTTTGAAAATAGGTGGACTTTTCCACAGTATTTTTCACAGGAGTTGGTGTTGCCCTGTCCCAAAACCAGAGTATGCTAGTGGCATCCAAATTCTGTGTCTGCCGGCAGCATGGAGTTAACAACCACAGGCCCACCAACCAAAGAAATTCCTTTTCAAACTCTTCCATACTGAAAAAACCTTTTTCCTAGAGACCCTATGAAAGCCACTCACTGCTGGAACACCACAGGACTTTGGGGATTTAACGCTTGCTCCATCTTTAATTATTGACGAATAAGCAACTTACCAGCTTGTTTTATAGTTTTACAGCTTTTACAGCTAGTCTGGCAAAGGCAATTTCATCAGGATGTTAAACTAACCGAGGACAGAGGATGTAGCATGTTTCACAGCATAGTTTACAGACGGTAAAATCATGGTTAAGACT
It encodes the following:
- the KCNK9 gene encoding potassium channel subfamily K member 9; translated protein: MALRTGTAWFGQVLRRVSRLQGTWSRRSSSLLCLSSSQEPEQAGGERPPPQHKLPRSSGSGGGGRRHPPRQLPPCCGCCGLSDPRAARGGHGPLTRPLLAAMKRQNVRTLSLIICTFTYLLVGAAVFDALESDNEMREEEKLKAEEIRLKGKYNITSEDYRQLELVIMQSEPHRAGVQWKFAGSFYFAITVITTIGYGHAAPGTDAGKAFCMFYAVLGIPLTLVMFQSLGERMNTFVKYLLKRIKKCCGMRSTEVSMENMVTVGFFSCMGTLCIGAAAFSQYEEWSFFHAYYYCFITLTTIGFGDYVALQTKGALQKKPLYVAFSFMYILVGLTVIGAFLNLVVLRFLTMNSEDERRDAEERASLAGNRNSMIIHIQEDSQHGRPRYKAEVTDLQSVCSCMCYRSHEYTSRVVSHQNSFSSKLNPQYFHSISYKIEEISPSTLKNSLFPSPVSSISPGLHSFTDNHRLMKRRKSI